The Fundidesulfovibrio terrae genomic sequence TGGCCTTTTCGAGGGCTTCCTGCGCGGTCCGCTTGCCCGTGGACCAACCGTAGCCGCCGCGCGAGCCCATGACGAAGGCCTTGTGGGGCGGGGCGTCCAGGTAGTTTTCGAAGGCCTGCCTGCCGCTCTCCGCGAGCTTGCCGGGAGGGGAAACCCTGGTCCGCTCCGCCGGCAGGGGCTTCTCGCGGAGCTTAAGCCCGTGGGCGGCCAGGAACGCGTCCACGATGGGGGTCCATTGGGGAATGCCCTTGCGCGAGAACAGATGGTGCCCGTCCTCCCCGAAGGCCGGGGCCATGACGAATTCCGCCCTGCCCCCGGCCGAGTTGAAGGCGGCGTGGAGCTCCCGGGCAAGCCTGGGGCCGAAGAAATGGTCGTTCTCGCTGTAGACGAACAGCACGGGAATGCGCGCCGTCCGGCCGTATTGCGCGAAGGCGCCCACGAGGTTCGATTCCTTTTTCACCACGTCCGGGGCGGTGGAGCCCTTGCCCCCGGCGAAATTGACCGCCGCCACCACGCCCTGCGGCGGATCGGCGGCCAGGGCCAGCGTGGCCAGTCCTCCGGCCGACTGCCCCACGCAGACTATCCTGGCCGGGTCCACGTAGGGCATGGCCTTCATGATGCGGATGGCCTCGCGGATGTCCTCGGCGGCCGTGCGCCCCGAAGCGGCGTAGTCGGGGTTGTCCCCCGTGCCCACGGTTTCCGCGAAGCCCCCGGCGGACGCACCGAAGCCCCGGCGCATGAACACCAGCACCACGAAGCCCCGGCGGGCGAACTCCTCGGCCTCGCGCAGCCGCGAGACCGCGTTCATGCCCGGCATGTCCTTTTTGTCCCTGGGGGAGCCGTGGCTGATCACCACCAGCGGGTGGCGGCCGGGCTCCCCGGGCCTGACAATCACCGCTTCCAATGGGGTGGGCTCCTGGCCGGGGCCGAACCTGGCCGGGAGGGCCGTCTCCTCCATCACCAGCGCGGCCAGCGCTCGGGAGACGCCCCCGGGGCACAATCCTGCCAGCAAGACGGCCAAAAGCAGGATTGCGCGCGAGCGGGAGGTCCGCTTGCGTTGCGGGAACGAGCATGCGGAAAGTGCGGGTATGGGGTCCTCCCTCGAGGATGGCGCGGCCGGAAAGGTCATCCGTTCTCAGCGCGGCGGGTGAGCTTGAGGCGCTTGCTGAGTGCCGGCTGGGAGATGCCCAGCAGGCGCGCGGCCAGGGTCTGGTTGCCGCCGGATCGCTCAAGGGCCTCGTCCACCAGGAACTGGGCGGCCTCGGAGAAGCTGGGCAGGCGCTCGAAGCTCGCGAACGGGTTCACCTCGGGCGCGGGCTGGGCCAGGGCCTCGGCCTGGCCGATGGCCTTGTGGAAGGTCTCCATGGAGAGCATGCGGTCGCGGTGGACGCTCACGGCGTCGTAGACCATGGCCCGCAGCTCGCGCACGTTGCCCGGGAAGGAGTAGGCCGACAGGCGGCGGACCAGTTCGCGCGGCGGGGTGGGCATGCGCTTGCCCAGGGCGCGGGCGGCCTCCTCCAGGAAGTGGTGCAGCAGGGGCTCGATGTCCTCCTTGCGCTCGCGTAAGGGGGGGACGTGCACGTGGTGGGTGCGCAGCCGGTAGTAGAGGTCGCGCCGAAAGCCTCCCGCGGCTTCCTTGGCGGCCA encodes the following:
- a CDS encoding dienelactone hydrolase family protein, which gives rise to MLAGLCPGGVSRALAALVMEETALPARFGPGQEPTPLEAVIVRPGEPGRHPLVVISHGSPRDKKDMPGMNAVSRLREAEEFARRGFVVLVFMRRGFGASAGGFAETVGTGDNPDYAASGRTAAEDIREAIRIMKAMPYVDPARIVCVGQSAGGLATLALAADPPQGVVAAVNFAGGKGSTAPDVVKKESNLVGAFAQYGRTARIPVLFVYSENDHFFGPRLARELHAAFNSAGGRAEFVMAPAFGEDGHHLFSRKGIPQWTPIVDAFLAAHGLKLREKPLPAERTRVSPPGKLAESGRQAFENYLDAPPHKAFVMGSRGGYGWSTGKRTAQEALEKATENCRSNGNDGCTPVMLDDKPR